Proteins encoded by one window of Candidatus Thorarchaeota archaeon:
- a CDS encoding tetratricopeptide repeat protein codes for MDALVVGMNPNREAAEKFVLQGRTLRSQGQNKKALDAFRQAVLADPTLEEAFVEMGLIHIHIGEHEEAVAAFDKAIKLNPKSARAHAAKAEAFLTSGSFEEALQASLEGLRHMPESAELLVKKARSLESLGKLDDAVETYRAALKLESGDPSIWKALALCLDALERWSEVERAYLIAADLHKKRGERNDAESCLKFAKMAHDSSGAMA; via the coding sequence ATGGACGCACTCGTAGTGGGCATGAACCCCAACAGAGAGGCTGCAGAGAAGTTTGTCTTGCAAGGTCGGACTCTTCGAAGTCAGGGCCAGAACAAGAAGGCACTGGACGCATTCAGACAGGCGGTCCTGGCGGACCCCACTCTGGAAGAGGCCTTTGTGGAGATGGGGCTCATACACATTCACATCGGCGAGCACGAGGAGGCCGTCGCGGCCTTTGACAAGGCTATCAAGCTGAATCCCAAGAGTGCACGTGCTCATGCAGCGAAGGCTGAGGCCTTCCTCACTTCAGGCTCGTTCGAGGAGGCATTACAGGCATCGCTTGAGGGTCTACGGCATATGCCTGAGAGTGCAGAGCTGCTAGTCAAGAAGGCGAGGTCTCTTGAGTCTCTTGGAAAACTGGACGATGCAGTTGAGACCTACCGTGCGGCCCTCAAGCTCGAGAGTGGAGACCCCAGCATATGGAAGGCCCTCGCGCTGTGCCTAGATGCACTCGAGCGATGGAGCGAGGTCGAACGGGCATACCTCATTGCAGCGGACCTCCACAAGAAGAGAGGCGAGCGTAACGATGCCGAGAGCTGCTTGAAGTTTGCGAAGATGGCTCACGACAGCTCTGGCGCCATGGCCTAG